The region CCATACGGGCGCCCCAACCAATAAGTGGCCACGAAGCAATTTCTTGTTTAGATAAAAAAGTGGCCGGCACAAAAGAGAGCAATACCGGGATATCCATGTAGGAGCGATGATTGGCAACAATAATATTGTTACCTTCTGGAATTTGTCCCTTTATATGGATACGGATGCCATAGGTTTTAAGCATGGTTTTGGCCCAATGCTGAGCTACATTGTTAGCTACTGCTAAATTTTTTCCAAAACGTTTTTGCTGAATAAAAAGAGCGAGGAGGGCAAGGCTTGTGTAAAAAACAAGCTTCAAAAGTGCCGTAAGGGCCTTTAAAAAACTCTTAATCACGAACCTAAAGCTAACAGGCGTGGGTGAACTTTAGATGGCGACGCTGAAAAGAAACTGAAAATTACGGGAGCTATTATTTTAAGCTTTAGGCGGGTTTTGATCGTTTTTATCGTCGTTTCCCGAAATACCGTTTTTAAAATTCTTAAAAAATTGGCCAATACCCTTACCTAATTCCGGCAAACGCTTGGGGCCAAAAATGATGATAACCACCGCAACAATTAAAACTATTTCCCAGGGACCTAAACGAAACATATAAACCTCGTTAAATGGATAAACTTTACCCTTCTTCGGCTTTTTTTAACGCTTTGTCAACGTTGTAAACTATTGAGATCCATCTGCGCCAAGTGGGGCTAATTTAAAATCTTTAAAAGATTCATCGATAGAATTCTTAATATCTTCTTTCATTTGTTTGTCATATCGACGAGCAGCCCTCGATTCGGCCTGATAAACTTTTAAGGCCCCCCAAACAATGAGGGCTAAAATAATTAAAATGGTTTGCACTATTTTATTAGAAAAAATCTTTTTCATGACACCACTATAAAAGATGAGCCCTTTATTCCCAAGTAA is a window of bacterium DNA encoding:
- a CDS encoding twin-arginine translocase TatA/TatE family subunit; protein product: MFRLGPWEIVLIVAVVIIIFGPKRLPELGKGIGQFFKNFKNGISGNDDKNDQNPPKA